One part of the Quercus lobata isolate SW786 chromosome 7, ValleyOak3.0 Primary Assembly, whole genome shotgun sequence genome encodes these proteins:
- the LOC115953194 gene encoding RING finger and transmembrane domain-containing protein 2 has translation MEASGSSPEGFRSNSSGSGSGGIGNSRRYGLFSASNIIQAPLSALLEYSGILRTNASRSNHQETDSLIHGGRLSSSGSGFHLAQLDQPAAAAATANDGEVSIRIIGAAEQEHDREPAAGLVVGHQLGSEVAAAARTDVSPRATEAQGGDSRIERGGVAEGISQSANGNTEGEAVDGGGANGRDSSYQRYDIQQAARWIEQVLPFSLLLLVVFIRQHLQGFFVTIWIAAVMFKSNDILRKQTALKGERKMSILIGITLAFTIHVVGVYWWYQNDDLLYPLVMLPPKAIPPFWHAIFIIMVNDTLVRQAAMICKCFLLMYYKNSRGRNYRRQGQMLTLVEYLLLLYRALLPTPVWYRFFLNKEYGSLFSSLMTGLYLTFKLTSVVEKVQSFFSALKALSRKEVHYGAYATSEQVSAAGDMCAICQEKMHAPILLRCKHIFCEDCVSEWFERERTCPLCRALVKPADLRSFGDGSTSLFFQLF, from the exons ATGGAAGCGTCTGGAAGCAGTCCTGAGGGGTTTCGGAGTAATTCTTCGGGTTCGGGGAGTGGTGGGATTGGGAATTCGAGAAGATACGGATTGTTCTCGGCTTCGAATATCATTCAGGCGCCACTCTCTGCGTTGTTGGAGTATTCGGGGATTCTTCGTACCAATGCTAGTAGGTCTAATCATCAGGAGACTGATTCTTTGATTCACGGAGGACGGCTATCTTCTTCGGGCTCTGGGTTTCACCTTGCTCAGCTTGATCAacctgctgctgctgctgctactGCCAATGATGGCGAGGTTTCTATTAGGATAATTGGTGCGGCAGAACAAGAACATGATAGGGAACCTGCTGCCGGATTGGTAGTTGGGCACCAGCTTGGGAGTGAGGTAGCTGCTGCCGCTCGTACTGATGTTTCTCCACGAGCGACTGAGGCTCAGGGAGGGGATTCAAGGATTGAGCGTGGTGGTGTAGCGGAGGGAATTTCGCAATCTGCAAATGGGAATACGGAGGGAGAAGCTGTGGATGGAGGTGGGGCAAATGGGAGGGATTCTTCTTACCAGAGATATGATATTCAGCAGGCTGCTAGGTGGATTGAGCAGGTCCTGCCCTTCTCTTTGCTCCTCTTGGTGGTATTCATTCGCCAGCATTTACAAG GTTTCTTTGTTACTATTTGGATTGCTGCTGTCATGTTCAAGTCAAATGATATTCTGCGGAAACAGACAGCTCTTAAG GGAGAGAGGAAAATGTCCATTCTGATTGGCATTACTCTTGCATTCACAATTCATGTGGTTGGCGTATACTGGTGGTATCAGAATGATGATCTTTTGTATCCGTTGGTGATGCTTCCTCCAAAAGCTATACCACCTTTCTGGCATGCTATTTTCATTATTATGGTGAATG ATACATTGGTTCGGCAGGCAGCAATGATATGCAAGTGTTTTCTGTTGATGTATTACAAGAACAGCAGAGGCCGAAATTATCGTAGGCAG GGTCAAATGCTTACTTTGGTTGAGTATTTGCTGCTGCTGTACCGTGCCTTACTGCCAACCCCAGTTTGGTATCGTTTCTTCTTGAACAAAGAATATGGAAGCCTCTTTTCATCCTTAATGACAGGGTTGTATCTAACTTTCAAGCTCACATCTGTTGTTGAGAag GTGCAATCCTTCTTTTCGGCATTGAAGGCGTTATCACGTAAAGAGGTGCATTATGGGGCTTATGCAACATCAGAGCAG GTTAGCGCAGCAGGCGACATGTGTGCTATTTGCCAGGAGAAAATGCATGCCCCTATCCTACTTCGTTGTAAACACATATTTTGTGAAGACTGTGTATCAGAGTG gTTTGAGAGGGAGCGAACGTGCCCATTATGCAGGGCTTTGGTCAAACCTGCAGATCTTAGATCATTTGGCGATGGATCAACTAGTTTGTTTTTCCAGTTGTTCTAA
- the LOC115953447 gene encoding uncharacterized protein LOC115953447, whose amino-acid sequence MGLLLRSLSMLVILVWFFRLPVLRAQSITAPSASSARALDAQLQEHAYRAFGHHPKTGISFDGNVPPNWSGIKISAMRLRSGSLYRKGVQMYKEFVIPMGVSEKPYVERLVLVYQNLGNWSMRYYTVPGYTHLTPVLGLLAYNASNLFATNLPELNITATRDPISIKFPEVQSAPNGAVAKCAWFDLEGLVNISNLASVNTCSTIQQGHFSIVVESIAPPPAPISPTPSGPPSVKGKKKSSKVGIIVGSVLGGLALLALLAFLVLWAQKYKNRKKMQQMERAADVGEALHMTMVGNTKAPAATVTRTQPVLESEYAP is encoded by the coding sequence ATGGGGCTTCTTCTTCGAAGTCTCTCGATGCTTGTTATTCTGGTGTGGTTCTTCCGGCTGCCGGTACTTAGGGCTCAATCTATTACTGCCCCTTCAGCAAGTTCCGCCCGTGCTCTGGATGCGCAGCTTCAAGAACATGCTTACAGAGCTTTTGGTCATCATCCAAAGACAGGCATTTCCTTTGATGGGAACGTTCCCCCAAATTGGTCTGGGATCAAGATTTCAGCAATGAGGCTCAGGAGTGGTAGCTTATACAGAAAAGGTGTTCAAATGTACAAAGAGTTTGTGATTCCCATGGGAGTTAGTGAGAAGCCGTATGTGGAGAGACTTGTTTTGGTCTACCAGAACTTGGGCAATTGGTCTATGAGGTATTACACGGTGCCTGGTTACACACACTTAACTCCAGTGTTGGGTCTTCTTGCTTATAATGCATCAAATCTGTTTGCTACAAATTTACCAGAATTGAATATTACGGCAACCAGAGATCCCATATCGATTAAATTTCCAGAAGTGCAGTCAGCCCCCAATGGGGCTGTTGCTAAGTGTGCTTGGTTTGACTTAGAAGGTCTGGTCAATATCAGTAATCTGGCATCAGTTAATACATGTTCAACGATTCAACAAGGGCATTTCTCTATTGTGGTTGAGTCTATTGCTCCTCCTCCAGCGCCAATTTCTCCTACACCAAGTGGACCACCAAGTGttaaaggaaagaagaagagttCAAAAGTTGGGATAATTGTGGGATCTGTGCTGGGTGGACTAGCGTTGTTGGCGTTATTGGCATTCCTGGTTCTGTGGGCACAGAAGTACAAGAACAGGAAGAAAATGCAACAGATGGAGAGGGCTGCAGATGTAGGAGAAGCCCTGCATATGACCATGGTTGGGAATACAAAAGCTCCCGCTGCGACGGTGACAAGAACACAACCAGTCCTCGAAAGTGAATATGCGCCCTGA